In Luteitalea sp. TBR-22, one genomic interval encodes:
- a CDS encoding PIG-L deacetylase family protein yields the protein MTRRLLPSLGLCLLALGVAVSATQPSAPRQLRIIAFGAHPDDAELKAAGVASLWAAAGHKVKFVAATNGDIGHFSEAGGPLAQRRYKEVQECARIMGITTDVLDIHDGELEPTLEYRRMFARKIREWQADIVMGHRPYDYHPDHRYVGVLLNDTAVVVGAAFFVQDTPATTGNPIYLNYSDNFIDPKPFEPSVVVDIDAAADKKWACVSAMPSQFGDKDSWQGRTRPDVPDDPVKRPAYLLELAKQRSAAVADQYRAQLVARYGQDRGSKVKYAEAFQLNQYGRQVKPADLDGMFPK from the coding sequence ATGACTCGTCGTCTCCTCCCCTCCCTCGGGCTGTGCCTGCTCGCCCTCGGCGTCGCCGTGTCGGCGACGCAGCCCTCGGCCCCTCGTCAACTCCGCATCATCGCGTTCGGCGCGCACCCCGACGACGCCGAACTGAAGGCGGCAGGCGTCGCCTCGCTCTGGGCGGCCGCGGGCCACAAGGTGAAGTTCGTCGCCGCCACCAACGGCGACATCGGGCACTTCAGCGAGGCGGGCGGCCCACTGGCCCAGCGTCGCTACAAGGAAGTCCAGGAGTGTGCCCGGATCATGGGCATCACCACCGACGTGCTCGACATCCACGACGGTGAGCTCGAGCCGACGCTGGAGTACCGCCGCATGTTCGCGCGCAAGATCCGCGAGTGGCAGGCCGACATCGTGATGGGCCACCGTCCGTACGACTACCACCCGGACCACCGCTACGTCGGCGTCCTGCTCAACGACACCGCGGTCGTCGTCGGCGCGGCCTTCTTCGTGCAGGACACGCCGGCCACCACAGGCAATCCCATCTACCTGAACTACTCCGACAACTTCATCGACCCCAAGCCGTTCGAGCCGAGCGTCGTCGTGGACATCGACGCCGCCGCCGACAAGAAGTGGGCGTGCGTCAGCGCGATGCCCTCGCAGTTCGGCGACAAGGACTCCTGGCAGGGACGCACGCGGCCCGACGTGCCGGACGATCCGGTCAAGCGCCCGGCGTACCTCCTCGAACTGGCCAAGCAGCGCTCGGCCGCCGTCGCCGACCAGTACCGCGCCCAGCTCGTCGCGCGCTACGGCCAGGACCGCGGCTCCAAGGTGAAGTACGCCGAGGCGTTCCAGTTGAACCAGTACGGGCGCCAGGTGAAGCCGGCCGACCTCGACGGCATGTTCCCGAAGTAG
- the guaB gene encoding IMP dehydrogenase gives MTTTDTLAALSPAEQVERGLQTALTFDDILLVPRRSEILPTQVDVSSWFTRNIRLNVPLASAAMDTVTESSLAIAVAQQGGIGIVHKNLPIEDQANEVDRVKRSESGMIVNPITLSPSQTIAEAHQLMRKYRISGVPITEDGSKEGRLVGILTNRDLRFETRLERSIQEIMTRENLITVPVGTTLDQAQDILHRHKVEKLLVVDHEYRLKGLITVKDIQKAIKYPMACKDPLGRLRVGAAVGIAKDTMERAAALVAAHVDVLVIDTAHGHSVNVLEMVRKLRHAFPNVDLVAGNVATGAATVDLIRIGVDAVKVGIGAGSICTTRVIAGIGVPMVSAIAECARAARPHGIPVIADGGIRYSGDITKAIAVGGSTVMIGSLFAGTDESPGEVILYQGRSFKEYRGMGSIGAMRKGSRDRYFQDEFELNAMTGEGTDKLVPEGIEGRVAHKGSVSAMVHQLVGGLRAGMGYCGCANIEALQRDAQLIRITPAGQRESHVHDVIITKESPNYRIER, from the coding sequence ATGACGACCACGGACACCCTCGCCGCCCTCTCGCCCGCTGAACAAGTGGAGCGTGGCCTGCAGACCGCGCTCACCTTCGACGACATCCTCCTGGTGCCCCGCCGCTCGGAGATCCTGCCGACGCAGGTCGACGTGTCGTCCTGGTTCACGCGCAACATCCGCCTCAACGTGCCGCTGGCCAGCGCCGCGATGGACACGGTGACCGAGTCGTCGCTGGCCATCGCCGTCGCGCAGCAGGGCGGCATCGGCATCGTCCACAAGAACCTGCCGATCGAGGACCAGGCCAACGAGGTCGACCGGGTCAAGCGCTCCGAGAGCGGCATGATCGTCAACCCGATCACCCTGTCGCCCTCGCAGACGATCGCCGAGGCGCACCAGTTGATGCGCAAGTACCGCATCTCGGGCGTGCCGATCACCGAGGACGGCAGCAAGGAAGGCCGGCTGGTCGGCATCCTGACCAACCGCGACCTGCGGTTCGAGACGCGCCTGGAGCGGTCGATCCAGGAGATCATGACCCGTGAGAACCTGATTACGGTTCCAGTGGGCACGACGCTCGACCAGGCGCAGGACATCCTGCACCGCCACAAGGTCGAGAAGCTCCTGGTCGTCGACCACGAGTACCGGCTCAAGGGACTGATCACCGTCAAGGACATCCAGAAGGCGATCAAGTACCCGATGGCGTGCAAGGACCCGCTCGGCCGGCTGCGCGTCGGCGCGGCGGTCGGCATCGCCAAGGACACGATGGAGCGCGCCGCGGCGCTGGTCGCCGCGCACGTCGACGTGCTGGTCATCGACACGGCGCATGGCCATTCGGTCAACGTCCTCGAGATGGTCCGCAAGCTGCGGCACGCCTTCCCGAACGTCGACCTCGTGGCCGGCAACGTCGCCACCGGCGCGGCGACCGTCGACCTGATCAGGATCGGCGTCGACGCCGTGAAGGTGGGCATCGGCGCCGGCTCGATCTGCACCACCCGGGTGATCGCCGGCATCGGCGTGCCGATGGTCTCGGCGATCGCCGAGTGCGCGCGCGCCGCCCGGCCGCACGGCATTCCGGTGATCGCCGACGGCGGCATCCGGTATTCGGGCGACATCACCAAGGCAATCGCCGTCGGCGGCAGCACGGTGATGATCGGCAGCCTGTTTGCCGGCACCGACGAGAGCCCGGGCGAGGTCATCCTGTACCAGGGCCGCTCGTTCAAGGAGTACCGCGGCATGGGGTCGATCGGCGCGATGCGCAAGGGCTCGCGCGACCGCTACTTCCAGGACGAGTTCGAGCTGAACGCGATGACCGGCGAGGGCACCGACAAGCTCGTGCCCGAGGGCATCGAGGGGCGCGTGGCGCACAAGGGCTCGGTGTCTGCCATGGTCCACCAGCTGGTGGGCGGCCTGCGCGCCGGCATGGGCTACTGCGGCTGCGCCAACATCGAGGCGCTGCAGCGCGACGCCCAGTTGATCCGGATCACCCCGGCCGGGCAGCGCGAGAGCCACGTGCACGACGTGATCATCACCAAGGAAAGCCCGAACTACCGGATCGAACGGTAG
- the secA gene encoding preprotein translocase subunit SecA: MVLDTLLAKVIGTQNERELKRIQPLVARINGLEPAMQQLTEAQLRGKTAEFKERLARGESIDDLLPEAFAVVREAGRRVVHMRHYDVQLIGGIVLHRGRIAEMKTGEGKTLVATLPAYLNALAGKGVHVVTVNDYLARRDSEWMGRIYRYLEMSVGVIQHDLRDDERQRQYAADITYGTNNEFGFDYLRDNMKFELSQMVQRPHFYAIVDEVDSILIDEARTPLIISGPAEESTDLYYEVDRIIPKLKPGAVIQGQVKAEEREALEATGDYIVDEKHKTATLTEGGMAHAEQLLAHRLQPGGLYDPANMPLLHHVQQGLRAHTLFRRDVDYMVNDEGQVVIIDEFTGRIMPGRRWSDGLHQAVEAKEGVKIERENQTLATITFQNYFRKYEKLAGMTGTADTEAEEFNKIYKLDVISVPTNRPLIRVEEPDTVYRTQREKYDAIVEDIAQQQAKGRPVLVGTVSVEKSELLSTMLKRKGVKHVVLNAKYHAQEAEIVAQAGRLGKVTVATNMAGRGTDILLGGNAEHMARQQCLAEEVAEKVPRGQEKYVDDEEFVYFRHVDNFYRVPTPTWNAIFKSFDDECRAEHAQVIALGGLHIVGTERHESRRIDNQLRGRAGRQGDPGSSRFYLSLEDDLMRIFGSANISGLMQRLGMEEGVPIESRMVTRAIQRAQKQVEAQNFGIRKHLLEYDDVMNKQRESVYALRRQLLEGSIRLEDGEVDSREYLMVLAEDLVGALVSEYAGVKDHPEQWDLAQLREEIERVFGVDEQILRDLPLETMTAEQIRTELWDEVEDAYAEKEAAVGRDLLQLPEEVIPQIAGPTFFEQMKTVEGDARLSMAGRSVLAPIERNLMLQVVDGQWKDHLYSLDHLKEGIGLRGYGQRDPLVEYKKESYALFEAMKQRVDEETVRYLWRLRPMFGRSEPSPAEALEASDEATVTAPAAPAPRQAAPVPAVQRPPATPDIFQRPQRVQENRPAPSSAGALFGAPAAAAAAPPRPARVGGDDAGVRTVRRDVPKVGRNDDCPCGSGKKYKKCHGAGL; the protein is encoded by the coding sequence TTGGTTCTCGATACCCTACTCGCCAAGGTCATCGGCACGCAGAACGAACGCGAGCTGAAGCGGATTCAGCCGCTCGTCGCTCGCATCAACGGGCTCGAGCCTGCCATGCAGCAGCTCACCGAGGCCCAGCTGCGTGGCAAGACCGCCGAGTTCAAGGAGCGCCTGGCGCGCGGCGAGTCGATCGACGACCTGCTGCCCGAGGCCTTCGCCGTCGTCCGGGAGGCCGGGCGTCGGGTGGTGCACATGCGCCACTACGACGTCCAGTTGATCGGCGGCATCGTCCTGCACCGCGGGCGCATCGCCGAGATGAAGACCGGCGAGGGCAAGACGCTGGTCGCGACGCTGCCGGCCTACCTCAACGCGCTGGCCGGCAAGGGCGTGCACGTCGTCACGGTGAACGACTACCTGGCCCGCCGCGACTCGGAGTGGATGGGCCGCATCTACCGCTACCTCGAGATGTCGGTCGGCGTCATCCAGCACGACCTGCGCGACGACGAGCGGCAGCGGCAGTACGCGGCCGACATCACCTACGGCACCAACAACGAGTTCGGGTTCGACTACCTGCGCGACAACATGAAGTTCGAGCTGTCGCAGATGGTGCAGCGGCCGCACTTCTACGCGATCGTCGACGAGGTGGACTCGATCCTCATCGACGAGGCGCGCACGCCGCTGATCATCTCGGGCCCGGCCGAGGAGTCCACCGACCTGTACTACGAGGTCGACCGCATCATCCCGAAGCTGAAGCCGGGCGCGGTGATCCAGGGACAGGTCAAGGCCGAGGAGCGCGAGGCGCTCGAGGCGACCGGCGACTACATCGTCGACGAGAAGCACAAGACGGCGACGCTGACCGAAGGCGGCATGGCGCACGCCGAGCAGCTGCTCGCGCACCGGCTGCAGCCCGGGGGGCTGTACGACCCGGCCAACATGCCCCTGCTCCACCACGTGCAGCAGGGCCTGCGGGCGCACACGCTGTTCCGTCGCGACGTCGACTACATGGTCAACGACGAGGGGCAGGTCGTCATCATCGACGAGTTCACCGGCCGCATCATGCCGGGGCGTCGCTGGAGCGACGGGTTGCACCAGGCCGTCGAGGCCAAGGAAGGCGTGAAGATCGAGCGCGAGAACCAGACGCTCGCGACCATCACCTTCCAGAACTACTTCCGCAAGTACGAGAAGCTCGCCGGCATGACCGGCACCGCCGACACCGAGGCGGAGGAGTTCAACAAGATCTACAAGCTCGACGTGATCTCGGTGCCGACCAACCGGCCGCTGATCCGCGTCGAGGAGCCCGACACCGTCTACCGCACGCAGCGCGAGAAGTACGACGCGATCGTCGAGGACATCGCGCAGCAGCAGGCCAAGGGGCGCCCGGTGCTGGTCGGCACGGTCTCGGTCGAGAAGTCCGAGCTGTTGTCGACGATGCTCAAGCGCAAGGGCGTCAAGCACGTGGTGCTCAACGCCAAGTACCACGCGCAGGAAGCCGAGATCGTCGCGCAGGCCGGTCGGCTGGGCAAGGTCACCGTGGCCACCAACATGGCCGGCCGCGGCACCGACATCCTGCTGGGCGGCAACGCCGAGCACATGGCCCGCCAGCAGTGCCTGGCCGAGGAAGTCGCCGAGAAGGTGCCGCGCGGCCAGGAGAAGTACGTCGACGACGAGGAGTTCGTCTACTTCCGCCACGTCGACAACTTCTACCGGGTGCCGACGCCGACCTGGAACGCGATCTTCAAGAGCTTCGACGACGAGTGTCGGGCCGAGCACGCGCAGGTGATCGCCCTCGGCGGCCTGCACATCGTCGGCACCGAGCGCCACGAGTCGCGGCGCATCGACAACCAGTTGCGCGGCCGGGCCGGTCGCCAGGGCGACCCGGGCTCCTCGCGCTTCTACCTGTCGCTCGAGGACGACCTGATGCGCATCTTCGGGTCGGCCAACATCTCGGGGCTGATGCAGCGCCTCGGGATGGAAGAAGGCGTGCCGATCGAGAGCCGGATGGTCACCCGGGCCATCCAGCGCGCGCAGAAGCAGGTCGAGGCCCAGAACTTCGGCATCCGCAAGCACCTGCTCGAGTACGACGACGTGATGAACAAGCAGCGCGAGAGCGTCTACGCGCTGCGTCGGCAGTTGCTCGAGGGCAGCATCCGCCTCGAGGACGGCGAGGTCGACTCGCGCGAGTACCTGATGGTGCTGGCCGAGGACCTGGTCGGCGCGCTGGTCAGCGAGTACGCCGGCGTGAAGGACCACCCCGAGCAGTGGGACCTGGCGCAGTTGCGCGAGGAGATCGAGCGGGTCTTCGGCGTCGACGAGCAGATCCTGCGTGACCTGCCGCTCGAGACGATGACCGCCGAGCAGATCCGCACCGAGCTCTGGGACGAGGTCGAGGACGCCTACGCGGAGAAGGAAGCGGCCGTCGGTCGCGACCTGCTGCAGCTGCCGGAGGAGGTCATCCCGCAGATCGCCGGACCCACCTTCTTCGAGCAGATGAAGACGGTGGAGGGTGACGCGCGCCTCTCGATGGCCGGTCGCAGCGTGCTGGCGCCGATCGAGCGCAACCTGATGCTGCAGGTGGTCGACGGGCAGTGGAAGGATCACCTCTACAGCCTCGATCACCTGAAGGAAGGCATCGGGCTGCGGGGCTACGGCCAGCGCGACCCGCTCGTCGAGTACAAGAAGGAGAGCTACGCGCTCTTCGAGGCGATGAAGCAGCGCGTCGACGAGGAGACCGTCCGCTACCTGTGGCGGCTGCGGCCGATGTTCGGCCGCTCGGAGCCCTCGCCCGCCGAGGCGCTCGAGGCCAGCGACGAGGCGACGGTGACCGCGCCCGCCGCGCCCGCGCCGCGCCAGGCCGCGCCGGTCCCGGCGGTGCAGCGGCCGCCGGCCACGCCCGACATCTTCCAGCGCCCGCAGCGCGTGCAGGAGAACCGGCCTGCGCCATCGTCGGCCGGCGCCCTGTTCGGCGCCCCCGCCGCCGCGGCAGCGGCGCCCCCCAGGCCGGCGCGCGTCGGCGGCGACGACGCCGGCGTGCGGACCGTGCGTCGCGACGTGCCGAAGGTCGGCCGCAACGACGACTGCCCCTGCGGCAGCGGCAAGAAGTACAAGAAGTGCCACGGGGCGGGCCTGTGA
- a CDS encoding M23 family metallopeptidase encodes MLSTRYSLIIANRRTGVVRRLTLSLRPVVVVGVGLCVLVMLMVLGASRKAAWQRASLESELSALRAENETMRSATGALTSQITSLQSVVDDISKLSPSATERTAMGRLPKGVQQSALGGLSPEAARIALTGPTAQPDAVGVVRQMLSALESRLETARPRLERRAALARATPAIWPALGALSSSFGTRRDPFTAAASMHPGLDLDVDLGDPVFATADGVVTDARYHPEYGNLVIVSHGFGIETRYAHLSRYRVRPGTSVTRGQVVGEAGSTGRSTGSHLHYEVWIDGRPVNPLQYLVARDAR; translated from the coding sequence ATGCTGTCGACACGCTACAGCCTCATCATCGCCAATCGCCGCACGGGCGTGGTCCGTCGGCTGACGCTCTCGCTGCGTCCGGTGGTGGTGGTCGGTGTCGGGCTGTGCGTGCTCGTGATGCTGATGGTGCTCGGTGCGTCGCGCAAGGCGGCCTGGCAGCGGGCGTCGCTGGAGAGCGAACTGTCGGCCCTGCGCGCCGAGAACGAGACGATGCGCTCGGCGACCGGGGCGCTGACCTCCCAGATCACGTCGCTGCAGTCGGTCGTGGACGACATCTCGAAGCTGTCGCCGTCGGCCACCGAGCGGACGGCGATGGGACGGCTGCCCAAGGGCGTCCAGCAGTCGGCGCTCGGCGGCCTGTCGCCGGAAGCCGCGCGCATCGCCCTGACCGGGCCGACCGCGCAACCTGATGCCGTCGGGGTGGTGCGGCAGATGCTGTCGGCCCTCGAGTCGCGGCTGGAAACGGCCCGGCCCCGCCTCGAGCGCCGCGCCGCCCTGGCCCGCGCCACGCCGGCCATCTGGCCCGCCCTCGGCGCCCTGTCGTCGAGCTTCGGCACCCGCCGCGACCCCTTCACCGCGGCCGCGAGCATGCATCCGGGGCTCGACCTCGACGTCGACCTCGGTGATCCGGTCTTCGCCACGGCCGACGGCGTGGTGACCGACGCACGGTACCACCCCGAGTACGGCAACCTGGTGATCGTGTCGCACGGGTTCGGCATCGAGACCCGCTACGCCCACCTGTCCCGCTACCGGGTCCGCCCGGGGACCTCGGTGACGCGTGGGCAGGTCGTCGGCGAGGCGGGCTCGACCGGCCGCTCGACCGGTTCGCACCTCCACTACGAGGTGTGGATCGACGGTCGCCCCGTCAATCCGCTGCAGTACCTCGTGGCGCGCGACGCTCGTTAG
- a CDS encoding YifB family Mg chelatase-like AAA ATPase translates to MLAFTYAAALVGVAAELVRVEADVSFGLPAFTVVGLPDASVRESRDRVRSAVRSAGLEFPPHRITVNLAPADLRKAGSSFDLPIALAVLAAAGQVPAEAVARALVLGEVALDGRALPCRGVLPATLAARAAGLDMVVVPRANVAEARLVPAVDVRGAASLGDALRALREPDPPTPLLVRTGPVSTVDLADVHGQALARRALEIAAAGNHNLLFSGPPGAGKSMLARRLPGLLPPWSFEEALEATAVHSAAGLVPPDGGLLGERPFRAPHHTASTAALIGGGPQPRPGEVSLAHHGVLLLDELPEFERRTLDVLRQPLEEGVVHVARAARTVTFPAGFLLVAAMNPCPCGYAGHPRRACRCRPGEADRYASRVSGPLLDRIDLVVQVPPVDPGALTSRLPDAESTVVVRSRVLAARQRQQARQREVNSRLQGRPLEALRRDPAVSDLLSQAMARLDLSARAADRLLRVARTIADLAGTEGLQRSHLAEALQYRPC, encoded by the coding sequence ATGCTCGCCTTCACCTACGCGGCGGCGCTGGTCGGTGTCGCCGCAGAACTGGTGCGCGTCGAAGCCGACGTCAGCTTCGGCCTGCCCGCCTTCACCGTCGTCGGCCTGCCCGATGCGAGCGTGCGCGAAAGCCGCGACCGGGTGCGCAGCGCCGTGCGGAGCGCCGGACTGGAGTTCCCGCCGCATCGCATCACGGTGAACCTCGCGCCCGCGGACCTGCGCAAAGCGGGAAGTAGTTTCGATCTGCCGATCGCCCTTGCCGTGCTGGCGGCGGCCGGTCAGGTGCCGGCCGAGGCGGTGGCCAGGGCGCTGGTACTCGGCGAGGTGGCCCTCGACGGCCGGGCGCTCCCTTGTCGCGGCGTGCTCCCGGCCACTCTCGCGGCACGCGCCGCTGGCCTCGACATGGTCGTCGTGCCACGCGCCAACGTCGCCGAGGCCCGCCTGGTGCCGGCCGTGGACGTCAGGGGCGCCGCGTCGCTCGGCGATGCGTTGCGGGCGCTGCGGGAGCCCGACCCGCCCACTCCCCTCCTCGTGCGCACCGGGCCGGTTTCGACGGTCGACCTCGCTGACGTGCACGGGCAGGCGCTGGCGCGGCGGGCGCTCGAAATCGCCGCGGCCGGAAACCACAACCTGCTGTTCTCGGGGCCGCCGGGCGCCGGGAAATCGATGCTGGCGCGGCGCCTTCCCGGCCTGCTCCCGCCGTGGTCCTTCGAGGAGGCGCTGGAGGCGACGGCGGTCCATTCGGCGGCCGGACTCGTGCCGCCCGATGGCGGGCTGCTGGGCGAGCGGCCGTTCCGGGCCCCACATCACACGGCCTCGACCGCGGCGCTCATCGGTGGCGGGCCGCAGCCGCGGCCGGGGGAGGTCAGCCTCGCCCATCACGGCGTGTTGTTGCTCGACGAACTCCCGGAGTTCGAGCGGCGCACGCTCGACGTGCTGCGGCAGCCCCTCGAAGAAGGCGTGGTCCATGTCGCGCGCGCCGCGCGAACGGTGACCTTCCCTGCCGGCTTCCTCCTGGTGGCGGCGATGAACCCGTGCCCGTGTGGCTACGCCGGCCATCCCCGCCGGGCGTGCCGATGCCGGCCGGGCGAGGCCGACCGCTACGCCTCCCGGGTGTCCGGGCCGCTGCTCGACCGCATCGACCTGGTCGTCCAGGTGCCACCCGTGGACCCGGGCGCCCTCACCAGTCGACTTCCGGACGCCGAGTCGACGGTGGTGGTCCGGAGCCGCGTGCTGGCCGCCAGGCAGCGCCAGCAGGCGCGACAGCGCGAGGTGAACAGTCGCCTGCAGGGGCGGCCGCTCGAGGCCCTGCGGCGCGACCCCGCCGTGTCCGACCTGCTCTCACAGGCGATGGCCCGGCTCGACCTGAGCGCGCGAGCCGCCGACCGACTGCTGCGGGTGGCGCGGACCATCGCCGATCTCGCCGGGACCGAGGGACTGCAGCGCAGCCATCTGGCAGAGGCGCTCCAGTACCGCCCATGCTAG
- a CDS encoding lytic transglycosylase domain-containing protein: protein MRRTFGLPFAVLLASAACSRNPAPQVAVTPRPPMPANEAAAPAAPAPVVDPAAALIAEADRLYALGERELSLGHLEQARAAFDKSLDVLLDAPQGARVDPKLRQHFDRLVDRIAAHETLALQKGDGFTEKASEPAAIDQLLEVATFAPPAAPARVVEQTVQLDLAQTSHDIPIPLNDRVLGYVELFQGRLRDFLAGGLQRGSKYLPMVQSVFRAEGVPLDLAYVPLIESAFKPTALSRASARGMWQFMRGTALDHGLKQDWYIDERADPEKATRAAAKYFKTLYNMFDDWHLAMASYNGGPGRVQRAMRASGLSDFWELTADDRYLPRETREYVPMILAAVIIAKNPTQYGFEAPAVEALEYDKVRVAGAIDLRRVAEWTGASIDEIQALNPELRRWTTPLRYPEYEVKVPAGTGPALSARLTAADASELSALKFHTVRRRESLASIARTLGVSRGDLAEANGLAVKASVRPGQRLLIPRAPSAPLLASGPRSVPSRPESVAASRAATTEADEDVRVVTHRVKRGETLYAIASNYDVSVADLRTWNRMKGNRLDIGDRLTIRVNRGGARAAAQ, encoded by the coding sequence ATGCGACGAACGTTCGGGCTGCCGTTTGCAGTCCTCCTGGCGTCCGCGGCGTGCAGCCGCAATCCGGCACCGCAGGTGGCGGTGACGCCCCGTCCGCCCATGCCGGCCAACGAGGCCGCGGCTCCGGCCGCGCCGGCGCCGGTCGTCGACCCCGCCGCCGCGCTGATCGCGGAGGCCGACCGCCTGTACGCGCTCGGCGAACGCGAGTTGTCGCTGGGCCACCTCGAGCAGGCGCGTGCCGCCTTCGACAAGTCGCTCGACGTCCTGCTCGACGCGCCACAGGGAGCGCGGGTCGATCCGAAGCTGCGCCAGCACTTCGACCGGTTGGTCGACCGGATCGCCGCCCACGAGACGCTCGCCCTGCAGAAGGGCGACGGCTTCACGGAGAAGGCGTCCGAGCCGGCGGCCATCGATCAGTTGCTCGAGGTGGCGACCTTCGCACCGCCGGCCGCCCCGGCGCGGGTGGTCGAGCAGACGGTCCAGCTGGACCTCGCGCAGACCTCGCACGACATTCCCATCCCGCTGAACGATCGGGTGCTCGGCTACGTGGAGTTGTTCCAGGGCCGTCTCCGCGACTTCCTCGCCGGCGGGTTGCAGCGCGGCAGCAAGTACCTGCCGATGGTGCAGAGCGTGTTTCGGGCCGAGGGAGTGCCGCTCGACCTGGCCTACGTGCCGCTCATCGAGAGCGCGTTCAAGCCGACCGCCCTGTCCCGGGCCAGCGCCCGCGGCATGTGGCAGTTCATGCGCGGCACGGCCCTCGACCACGGCCTGAAGCAGGACTGGTACATCGACGAGCGGGCCGACCCGGAGAAGGCGACGCGCGCCGCGGCGAAGTACTTCAAGACGCTCTACAACATGTTCGACGACTGGCATCTCGCCATGGCGTCGTACAACGGCGGCCCCGGGCGCGTGCAGCGCGCCATGCGGGCCTCCGGCCTGAGCGACTTCTGGGAGCTCACCGCCGACGACCGGTACCTGCCGCGCGAGACCCGCGAGTACGTGCCGATGATCCTCGCGGCGGTGATCATCGCCAAGAACCCCACGCAGTACGGGTTCGAGGCGCCGGCCGTCGAGGCGCTCGAGTACGACAAGGTGCGGGTGGCCGGGGCGATCGACCTGCGGCGCGTCGCCGAGTGGACCGGCGCCTCGATCGACGAGATCCAGGCGCTCAACCCGGAACTGCGACGGTGGACCACGCCGTTGCGGTATCCCGAGTACGAGGTCAAGGTGCCGGCCGGAACCGGGCCGGCGCTGTCGGCTCGGCTGACGGCTGCGGATGCCTCGGAACTCTCGGCGTTGAAGTTCCACACGGTGCGTCGCCGCGAGTCGCTGGCCTCGATCGCCCGGACCCTCGGCGTGTCGAGGGGTGACCTGGCCGAAGCCAACGGCCTGGCCGTGAAGGCGTCCGTGCGCCCCGGCCAGCGCCTGCTGATTCCGCGGGCTCCGTCGGCGCCGTTGCTCGCGTCGGGGCCCCGGTCCGTGCCATCGCGTCCCGAGTCGGTGGCGGCCTCGCGCGCGGCGACCACGGAGGCCGACGAGGACGTGCGGGTGGTCACCCATCGCGTCAAGCGCGGCGAGACCCTGTACGCCATCGCCAGCAACTACGATGTCAGCGTGGCCGACCTGCGGACCTGGAACCGCATGAAGGGCAACCGCCTCGACATCGGCGACCGCCTGACCATCCGCGTCAATCGCGGGGGCGCCCGCGCCGCCGCCCAGTAG